One Solibacillus sp. R5-41 DNA segment encodes these proteins:
- a CDS encoding helix-turn-helix transcriptional regulator — translation MKNIIKVLRKKLGITQEELAKKCGVSRQTINCIENDKYDPTISLAFKIAKALNTKVDEVFIYE, via the coding sequence ATGAAAAATATAATTAAGGTGTTAAGAAAAAAATTGGGAATTACCCAAGAGGAGTTAGCGAAAAAATGTGGTGTATCAAGGCAAACAATTAATTGTATTGAAAATGATAAATATGACCCCACCATTTCACTGGCTTTTAAAATTGCGAAAGCACTAAATACAAAGGTAGATGAGGTATTTATATATGAATAA
- a CDS encoding DUF3147 family protein: protein MYVITKIIASAIVIGVVTEISRRFPSYGGIIAAFPLVSLLSIIWLYVQGEQTAMLSKFTLGVLWGLPATAVLLVIVYIALQNSVHLFISIGLGVCGLLIFLLIQDLALKYVRVLFFN, encoded by the coding sequence ATGTATGTGATAACGAAAATTATTGCTTCAGCAATCGTTATTGGTGTTGTTACGGAGATTTCAAGAAGATTTCCTTCATATGGAGGAATAATAGCTGCATTTCCTTTAGTAAGTTTACTAAGCATTATATGGCTGTATGTCCAAGGGGAGCAAACAGCAATGTTAAGCAAGTTTACATTAGGGGTACTTTGGGGATTACCTGCAACTGCTGTTTTGTTAGTAATCGTTTATATAGCCTTGCAAAACTCCGTTCATTTATTTATATCTATTGGTTTAGGAGTATGTGGCTTGTTGATATTTTTATTGATTCAAGATCTTGCTTTAAAATACGTTAGAGTTCTGTTCTTCAACTAA
- a CDS encoding YafY family protein, producing the protein MKKTERINDLLIFLNNKRTFNLKDLMERYNISKSTALRDIQSLEQIGMPIYSELGRNGRYEILDSSILSPVFFTVDEMYGLYFSLLTLNGYKTKPFEIENIALENKFKNVLPENVRNNISIMNQVLSLEVTNHSNFSPYLKEILQGIFTEKVYCLTYSKKETNKQMVAQFIRIHSKFGQWYAKIFNIKTEKIQILRCDKILLITETNDFKSKKLEVLLDYLDNFHKEPNAIDFTVIVNKQGKDIFDKENYPSMKIQSDNENFIITGYFNKAEEDFIANYFLKFGQSINSIIPVMLKKLIYDKAKSIEMHLNSL; encoded by the coding sequence ATGAAGAAAACCGAACGTATAAATGATTTACTTATTTTTTTGAATAATAAGAGAACATTTAATTTAAAAGATTTAATGGAGAGGTATAACATTTCAAAAAGTACAGCACTTCGAGATATTCAATCATTAGAACAAATAGGTATGCCGATATATTCGGAATTAGGTAGAAATGGAAGGTATGAGATATTAGATAGTAGTATATTGTCACCGGTTTTTTTTACTGTCGATGAAATGTATGGATTATATTTCTCTCTACTCACTTTAAATGGATACAAAACAAAGCCATTTGAAATAGAAAACATCGCACTAGAAAATAAATTTAAAAATGTATTACCTGAAAATGTGCGTAATAATATTTCAATTATGAATCAAGTACTCTCATTAGAGGTCACAAATCATAGTAATTTTAGTCCGTACTTAAAAGAAATTTTACAAGGGATTTTTACAGAAAAGGTTTATTGTTTAACCTATTCAAAAAAAGAGACAAACAAACAAATGGTCGCACAGTTTATTCGAATACACTCTAAATTTGGGCAATGGTATGCTAAAATTTTCAATATTAAAACAGAAAAGATACAAATTCTTCGATGTGATAAAATCCTCTTAATAACAGAAACTAATGATTTCAAATCTAAAAAATTGGAAGTACTATTAGATTATCTTGATAATTTTCATAAAGAACCTAATGCCATTGATTTTACTGTCATCGTTAATAAACAGGGGAAAGATATCTTTGATAAGGAAAATTACCCTTCTATGAAAATTCAAAGTGACAATGAAAATTTCATAATAACTGGCTATTTTAATAAAGCTGAGGAAGATTTTATAGCTAACTATTTTTTAAAATTTGGACAATCAATTAATTCTATTATTCCTGTAATGTTAAAAAAATTGATCTATGATAAGGCAAAATCTATAGAAATGCACCTAAACTCTTTATGA
- a CDS encoding MarR family winged helix-turn-helix transcriptional regulator, with amino-acid sequence MNSKVSLLNQYWTDIYFHLHYLHKEKISHQVVRILQLVDKQDEIGVNEIASFIQVSHNTASEHVKRMIEKNYLIKGRDPLDERKVILCLTDFGKEVLHRNTSLDEEKLEQVLNQLDDNEKNLVEQALKILSDRAKQCM; translated from the coding sequence ATGAACAGTAAAGTTTCACTATTAAATCAATATTGGACAGATATTTATTTCCATTTACATTATCTTCATAAAGAAAAAATCTCTCATCAAGTGGTCCGTATTCTTCAACTTGTAGATAAACAGGATGAGATAGGAGTAAATGAAATTGCTTCATTCATACAGGTTTCTCATAATACTGCCTCGGAACACGTTAAAAGAATGATTGAAAAGAACTATTTAATAAAGGGGAGAGATCCTCTTGATGAAAGAAAAGTAATTCTTTGTCTAACGGATTTTGGTAAAGAAGTTTTACATAGAAATACTAGTTTAGATGAAGAAAAATTAGAACAAGTGTTGAATCAACTTGATGACAATGAAAAGAATTTAGTAGAACAAGCCCTAAAAATCTTAAGTGATCGTGCAAAACAATGTATGTGA
- a CDS encoding Type 1 glutamine amidotransferase-like domain-containing protein, which yields MLKMFLASSFKDVVDLFRKFADEDLKGKTLTFIPTASIPEEVVHYVNTAKEEFKKLGVVLVELDVAVASPEEIKEKLERNDFIYVSGGNTFFLLQELRRSGADKIMKEQVDSGKLYIGESAGAIVTSPNIEYIRFMDDKEKATQLKTFEGLNLMEFYPVPHYSNEPFKDSASAIIAHYGSTLNLLPISNTQVIKVKENDVIVC from the coding sequence ATGCTTAAAATGTTTTTAGCATCTTCGTTTAAAGATGTAGTTGATCTATTTAGAAAATTTGCTGATGAAGACTTAAAAGGGAAAACTCTAACGTTTATTCCTACTGCGAGTATTCCAGAAGAGGTAGTTCACTATGTTAATACAGCAAAAGAAGAATTCAAAAAGTTGGGCGTGGTCCTTGTAGAACTCGATGTTGCTGTAGCATCGCCAGAAGAGATTAAAGAAAAATTGGAACGAAACGATTTTATCTATGTATCAGGAGGAAATACTTTTTTCTTGTTGCAAGAGTTGAGAAGATCAGGAGCAGATAAGATAATGAAAGAGCAAGTTGATTCAGGAAAATTGTATATTGGAGAATCAGCAGGAGCTATAGTAACTTCCCCTAATATAGAGTATATAAGATTTATGGACGATAAAGAAAAAGCTACTCAATTGAAAACGTTTGAAGGTTTAAACTTAATGGAATTTTATCCAGTTCCTCACTATAGTAACGAGCCATTTAAGGACTCGGCATCGGCTATAATTGCTCATTATGGTTCCACGTTAAACCTTTTACCCATCTCAAATACACAAGTAATTAAAGTTAAAGAAAACGATGTAATTGTTTGTTAA
- a CDS encoding sigma-70 family RNA polymerase sigma factor, protein MKAGDEQAFRFLIERYKNDLFKALYPILRNEKDAEDVTQEVFLKIYYALPQYKSQGLKAWMTRIAINHAIDLKRKKQRQNETVLEPEVFSAIAQTGCNTIALLLRKEQREVVRHRLDEMPPNYRDVIYAYYITEKSYKQIADEQEVEVKTIEMKLYRARNWMKKHWKEDDF, encoded by the coding sequence GTGAAAGCAGGTGATGAGCAGGCGTTTCGTTTCCTTATTGAAAGATATAAAAATGATTTGTTCAAGGCGTTATATCCGATCCTCAGGAATGAGAAGGATGCAGAGGATGTAACTCAAGAAGTGTTTTTAAAAATCTATTATGCTCTCCCTCAGTACAAATCACAAGGTTTGAAGGCGTGGATGACGCGGATTGCGATTAATCATGCAATTGATTTAAAGCGCAAGAAGCAACGTCAGAATGAAACGGTTCTTGAACCAGAAGTGTTTTCAGCAATAGCTCAAACCGGTTGTAATACCATTGCTCTTCTTCTGCGAAAAGAACAGAGAGAGGTAGTACGACATCGATTAGATGAAATGCCCCCTAATTATAGAGATGTTATTTATGCGTATTACATAACTGAAAAAAGTTATAAACAAATCGCTGATGAGCAGGAGGTTGAGGTTAAGACAATAGAAATGAAGTTGTACCGTGCAAGAAATTGGATGAAAAAACATTGGAAGGAGG
- a CDS encoding ATP-binding protein, which translates to MKQLGTLYFFCGKMGAGKSTKSNQLAIEKHAVLLSEDEWLSSLYPNQITSFEDYLKFSAQLKPMVKKLVQNILSVGTDVVMDFPGNTQKQRKWFWDIASEVNANHQLIFLNLNNEQCLSQIAQRRNEQPERAAFDTEATFIHVTKFFEAPEASEGLNILEFSGKE; encoded by the coding sequence ATGAAACAATTGGGGACTCTATACTTTTTCTGTGGAAAAATGGGAGCAGGAAAATCAACTAAATCAAACCAATTGGCTATAGAAAAACATGCGGTACTGTTATCTGAGGATGAATGGCTTTCATCTCTTTATCCCAATCAAATCACATCATTTGAGGACTATCTAAAATTTTCAGCGCAGCTCAAGCCGATGGTGAAAAAGCTTGTCCAAAACATATTAAGTGTTGGTACAGATGTAGTGATGGATTTTCCAGGTAACACTCAAAAACAGCGAAAGTGGTTTTGGGATATAGCATCAGAGGTCAATGCAAACCATCAGCTAATTTTCCTTAATTTGAATAACGAGCAATGCTTAAGTCAAATTGCACAAAGGCGTAACGAACAACCCGAAAGAGCAGCTTTTGACACGGAAGCGACGTTTATTCATGTTACTAAATTTTTTGAAGCACCAGAAGCATCCGAGGGTTTAAATATTTTAGAGTTTAGTGGAAAAGAATAA
- a CDS encoding GyrI-like domain-containing protein, with product MNVAVTEKHIYGKRIRTNNQNTDALLSLWEEILRLNLKGDVYAVYNNYESDFTGDYDLHIGTEEKFIDESSVIIPAGNYHVVEVDNTDSQGVFNAWVDIWKSDLKRAYKTDFQFHSKDGSIRIFLSVE from the coding sequence ATGAATGTAGCAGTTACTGAGAAACATATTTATGGAAAAAGAATAAGAACAAATAATCAAAATACAGATGCACTACTTAGTCTATGGGAAGAGATTCTTCGTTTAAATTTAAAAGGTGATGTATATGCTGTTTATAATAATTATGAAAGTGATTTTACAGGTGATTATGATTTGCATATTGGTACTGAAGAGAAATTTATTGATGAAAGTAGTGTCATCATTCCAGCAGGTAACTATCATGTTGTAGAAGTAGATAATACTGATTCACAAGGTGTTTTTAACGCTTGGGTGGATATCTGGAAAAGTGATTTAAAAAGAGCATACAAAACTGATTTTCAATTTCACTCTAAAGACGGTAGTATAAGGATATTTCTGTCTGTTGAATAA
- a CDS encoding IS3 family transposase (programmed frameshift), whose amino-acid sequence MGTRVSYPVEVKMKAIEMRLANVPVKEVMEELDIRNYTQLKRWMHWYRNGEMHRLKQPVGKQYAFGKGPEFESETAKLQAENLELKQQIEVFKKVRGIGREVAPKVVLQLVEELKDVLPIGEICLHLGVGRSSYYRWRNDVDQSTQKEIRDQQIGDLCKQNKFRYGYRKIANLYPGVCRKTVQRVMQKYGWQCKVKVKKRKRTGQPAYVAPNLLARDFTASKPMEKLVTDITYLPFGQSMMYLSSILDVYNGEIVAQTTGIKQDTDFVLDTLYQLPKLPEGCILHSDQGSVYTSYAYQKAAKEKGITMSMSRKGTPADNSPIESFHSTLKSETFYLDDIYRTTNARVIQIVEEYITYYNNIRIQTKLNSQSPVQYRQLAA is encoded by the exons ATGGGAACAAGAGTCAGTTATCCAGTAGAAGTGAAAATGAAGGCAATTGAAATGCGATTGGCTAACGTACCGGTAAAAGAAGTAATGGAAGAATTGGACATTCGAAACTATACGCAGTTGAAGCGATGGATGCATTGGTATCGAAATGGTGAAATGCACCGTCTTAAACAACCAGTTGGTAAACAATATGCCTTCGGCAAAGGACCGGAATTTGAAAGCGAGACAGCCAAGCTACAGGCAGAGAATTTGGAGTTGAAACAACAGATTGAAGTTT TTAAAAAAGTACGCGGAATTGGAAGGGAAGTGGCGCCAAAAGTAGTACTTCAATTAGTTGAAGAATTAAAAGATGTTTTGCCAATTGGTGAAATCTGTCTTCATTTAGGCGTAGGTCGCTCGTCATACTATCGTTGGAGAAATGATGTGGATCAATCCACACAAAAGGAGATTCGAGATCAGCAGATTGGTGACTTGTGCAAACAGAATAAATTTCGATATGGTTATCGAAAGATTGCTAATCTGTATCCAGGAGTTTGTAGGAAGACTGTGCAACGTGTTATGCAAAAATATGGTTGGCAATGTAAAGTAAAGGTGAAGAAACGGAAGCGTACCGGGCAGCCAGCATACGTTGCACCGAATTTATTAGCACGTGATTTTACAGCATCTAAGCCCATGGAGAAGCTAGTCACGGATATTACGTACTTGCCTTTTGGTCAATCGATGATGTATCTTTCTAGTATTCTCGATGTCTACAATGGAGAAATTGTGGCACAAACTACTGGTATCAAACAAGACACTGATTTTGTGTTGGATACGCTCTATCAATTGCCTAAGCTACCAGAAGGATGCATTCTGCATAGTGACCAAGGGTCCGTTTATACATCCTATGCTTATCAAAAAGCAGCCAAAGAAAAAGGAATTACCATGAGCATGTCCCGCAAAGGCACGCCAGCTGATAATTCCCCAATCGAATCGTTTCATTCCACGCTAAAGTCTGAAACGTTCTATCTCGACGATATCTATCGCACAACGAATGCACGTGTGATACAGATTGTCGAAGAATACATTACTTATTATAACAATATCCGTATTCAAACGAAACTAAACAGCCAATCGCCGGTTCAATACCGTCAATTGGCTGCATAA
- a CDS encoding SDR family NAD(P)-dependent oxidoreductase yields MELRDKVILITGGGTGVGKATALKLSAEGAKVVINYSRSEKEAVEVVNEITLLGGTAFAYRANVEIEKEVNDLVSHIVTSFGTIDALVNNASITAQIAMDDLDAVTDEVWDSLFSVNVKGMFHCVKAVVPYMKKQQSGVIVNMGSVAGITGIGSSIPYAATKSAIHTMTRSLAIALAPFIRVNSISPGAVDTRWWSGNEEKMYQLAGNLPLKRISIPDDIAEAILFQLTQESITGQVFTIDNGQTL; encoded by the coding sequence ATGGAATTAAGAGATAAAGTAATCCTAATAACTGGCGGTGGCACTGGTGTTGGAAAAGCAACAGCTTTGAAATTATCAGCTGAAGGTGCAAAAGTTGTGATTAATTATAGTCGATCTGAAAAAGAAGCTGTCGAAGTTGTTAATGAGATTACACTGCTAGGAGGAACAGCATTCGCTTATAGAGCGAATGTAGAGATAGAAAAAGAAGTGAATGATTTAGTATCCCATATTGTTACATCTTTTGGGACGATCGATGCTTTAGTAAACAATGCTAGTATTACAGCTCAAATAGCTATGGATGACTTAGACGCCGTAACAGATGAAGTATGGGACTCCCTTTTCAGTGTAAATGTGAAAGGAATGTTTCATTGCGTAAAAGCTGTTGTTCCTTATATGAAGAAGCAACAATCAGGTGTGATTGTTAATATGGGCAGTGTGGCAGGAATAACCGGAATAGGCTCATCTATCCCATATGCAGCAACAAAATCAGCAATTCACACAATGACAAGGTCGTTAGCTATCGCATTAGCACCTTTTATTAGGGTGAATAGTATATCTCCTGGTGCAGTTGATACAAGGTGGTGGTCTGGTAATGAAGAAAAGATGTATCAACTTGCGGGGAACTTACCACTTAAGAGAATTTCAATACCTGATGATATTGCAGAGGCTATTCTTTTTCAACTGACTCAAGAATCTATCACGGGTCAAGTTTTTACAATTGATAATGGTCAAACACTTTGA
- a CDS encoding YafY family protein, which produces MKTARMFSILIYLLKKNIVSAEELANEFEVSTRTIYRDMDALSAIGIPIISYLGKNGGFTLTDNYQLDKFTFNEEEKKFLLEGLTLKNELFDTNQLSILQRKIELLKENKEDYHSNITIISSTLHREIIEDETKVKIKKILSIIDEGNKICISYVSQTANVSSRIIQPLKLNFMNGSWYLEAFCESRKALRFFKLTRIRNMEVIHDNTRTVYTKENEYLTNKSAKVEEIILLFSKSELGKLYDFFTKDEISVLEDGSLKVAFNYDINKNVLPFLLMFGRHVKVLSPLWLKNEYRNEIKFIYKS; this is translated from the coding sequence ATGAAAACCGCGAGAATGTTTTCAATACTTATCTACTTATTGAAGAAAAACATAGTGTCTGCTGAAGAATTAGCCAATGAATTTGAAGTAAGTACAAGAACGATTTATAGAGATATGGATGCTTTGTCGGCAATCGGTATCCCTATTATTTCATATTTAGGAAAGAATGGTGGATTTACTTTAACTGATAACTATCAACTAGATAAATTTACATTTAATGAAGAGGAAAAGAAATTTTTATTAGAAGGTTTAACATTAAAAAATGAATTATTTGATACGAATCAACTGTCAATTTTACAAAGAAAAATAGAACTATTGAAAGAAAATAAAGAAGACTATCATTCTAACATTACGATAATATCATCTACCCTGCACAGAGAAATTATAGAAGACGAAACAAAAGTGAAGATAAAAAAAATACTCTCTATAATTGATGAAGGAAATAAAATTTGTATTTCTTATGTTTCACAAACAGCGAATGTATCTAGTCGAATTATTCAACCTTTAAAACTAAATTTTATGAATGGTAGTTGGTATTTAGAAGCCTTTTGTGAATCCAGAAAAGCTTTAAGGTTTTTTAAATTGACTAGGATAAGAAATATGGAAGTAATACATGACAATACTAGAACTGTCTATACGAAAGAAAATGAGTATTTGACTAATAAGTCAGCTAAAGTCGAGGAAATTATATTACTGTTTTCGAAAAGTGAACTTGGGAAACTATACGATTTTTTTACTAAGGATGAAATATCTGTACTTGAAGATGGGAGTTTAAAAGTAGCCTTTAATTATGACATCAATAAAAATGTACTGCCATTTTTATTGATGTTTGGTAGGCATGTAAAGGTACTATCTCCACTATGGCTTAAAAATGAATATAGGAATGAAATTAAATTTATTTATAAAAGCTGA